In the Syntrophus aciditrophicus SB genome, GGATTTTTCGAGATGGCCCGGGCGATGGCGACGCGCTGCTGTTCGCCGCCGGAAAGCTGAGATGGAAAATGGTCCTTCCTGTCCAGAAGTCCGACAAGCGACAGGGCATCTTCCGGCAGCATGGGATTCCGGGAGATCTCCGTGACAACAGCTACGTTTTCAAGGGCCGTCAGGCTGGGGATCAGGTTGTAGAATTGAAAAACAAAGCCGATGTGATATCGTCGATACTCCGTCAATTCCTGTTCCGTTGCTTTCGTCAGGTCTTTACCCCTGTAGGATACCTCGCCGGCCGTAGCCGTATCGAGGCCGCCCAGGATGTTCAGCAGGGTGGATTTCCCACTTCCGGACGGCCCCAGCAACACAACCATTTCACCCTCGTAGAGTTCCATATCGACGCCCCGCAGAGCATTGACCTGAATCTCGCCCATGTCATAGATTTTTGTAAGACTCTTTACGGAAAATACGGTTTTCTTCATCGAAATCGGTCAGGCCCTCCAGGAAAAGTTAATTTCCGTATTGATGACGATGCCATATTTTATCACTGAATTCATTTATATTTTTCAAATGAATTCAGTCTGCCGTTTCACGGGCTTAAAGAAGGCCGGCATCGATTGTTTAATGATTTAAGCTCAAGATAACATGAGGGAAAAGGGCGGGAAAAAATCTTTCACTGAGCTGCCAGAGAATGCGTGGGGGGATTTTGTGCAGGGATTAAGAGCGGGGGATTTCTCAGGTGAAACGTATCACATCGTCTTTGGTGAGGACTATCACATTGGCCCTGTTGTAAAAAAGCAATGATCGAACTAAGTTAACATACAGGAGGATGTCGGATGTATTGGCAAAAGGGCCATGACTGAGTGGATATCGACACAGGACCGTTTCTGGTGTCATTTTTATCAAAACGTCACTTCAATATGTAAGGCATAAGGAGGAAATATGGATGTTTTTTATTCAGCTCAACTTTCTGTTCCCGTTATTCAGATCGTTTTCCTGCTTCTGATCAGCACTCTGGCACTGCTTTATGGACGAATTAAACTGGCGTTGCTGATTAACTACTGTTTTACTCTGTACTGGGGCTATATCCTGAACATGGATGTGATCCGCGAAACCGGGCCCTCTATCACTGACACATTCACCTACATGTATTTCGGCTTCGGCCTTGTCATCGTCATGCTTGCTGCGGTCGGTTTCATCGCTCAACGGGAGTAAACGGGCATGACGATTTTTTGTACGGATGCAATCGTTTTTATGGATTTTAAAATGCATTATAGTGTAGAGTAAAATGAGTTATCAGTAGAAGTGATGGAATTAATTACCAAAAGGGATGCTTGATGCGTACAGAGAACAAAGGCAGGCGAAATGAGTGCGGTTTTACACTTATTGAACTGATGATTGTCATCGCGATTCTTGGGGTGCTTGCAACGATCGCCGTTCCCCGGTTTCTCGTTTATCGTCAGAGCGCCTGTGATTCACAGGCAAAGACGGATGCCAGAAACTTTTATACGGCTTCCATGTCCGATGCGATCGACAGCAGCGGGGATAAGACTTTCAACAGCACAAATCCACCTCCCAGTTATCGGGGGCTTTCTC is a window encoding:
- a CDS encoding ABC transporter ATP-binding protein; this encodes MKKTVFSVKSLTKIYDMGEIQVNALRGVDMELYEGEMVVLLGPSGSGKSTLLNILGGLDTATAGEVSYRGKDLTKATEQELTEYRRYHIGFVFQFYNLIPSLTALENVAVVTEISRNPMLPEDALSLVGLLDRKDHFPSQLSGGEQQRVAIARAISKNPEVLLCDEPTGALDFKTGILVLEALERVNRELGTATVIITHNADIASMADRIISLRNGLIADITINTIKKKPGELRW
- a CDS encoding type IV pilin protein — encoded protein: MRTENKGRRNECGFTLIELMIVIAILGVLATIAVPRFLVYRQSACDSQAKTDARNFYTASMSDAIDSSGDKTFNSTNPPPSYRGLSPVSGSFVFMAATHTATCDAAFKHPQGSKTFTLNSEGRITAFP